Part of the Lytechinus variegatus isolate NC3 chromosome 16, Lvar_3.0, whole genome shotgun sequence genome, CACCATTATGAAATAGAATATATTgccattttaaatcaaaatctttgTAAGTTGAGCATATAAAGCATCTTTTAGATTTGATACCGTCATGACCCCAAATTCGAGTTTGAAAAATACTGCAGTTGTAATagttaacaaaataaagattatttgatACAATTATTAACGGTCGATGAAGAATATTTGCAcacaaaaataagtaaaatgacCTCCATGAAATGTCTGGTATTGAAACATTATTGAAAGTGCAATGAAAGAATGCAAAAATATACCACggaaaataacacaaatattgATCGATGCGAAAAATTTTGTGACGtgaatttcatgagaaataaaaagaatactgGAAAATGGAATAACATGGATAGTCCTTCTACAGCTTAGAAAAGTCCTCTctggaatgaatgatgatgggttgACACTTCTCATCCTTCCTTACATAGATTCGGCCATTCTGGGTCCACAGGAACTTGTATCCGGCATCTCGGCGGGCCTTGTTAACATCTTTCATTAGCTCCTTAGTGGAAGCGATCAAGTTTTCATTGAGGTAGATCTTGCCATCGCTGTTGTATCCAAGATCCTTTGTGGAGAGAGTCTTCAGCTTCCTTCTCCCATCATACATGATGTTCCGAGCTCGTCTTGTGGTGAATCGCACGATGATTGGGCGGGCTTTGTTATCAGCTTGGCGTTTGGAACCCAGCCGATGAACCACATCGAAGTCGGATGCTGCAAGCTCAGGGCTGATGTGTTTCGCGATATTAAGTACGATCCTTTCAGGAACCTCGCCCTGTCGTTCTGGTACACCTGCCACCTCCAAGTTGACTCTCCTGTGGTACTGGTCAAGTTCGTTAAGCTGGAAGGTCAACTCACTGAATCTCTTCTGAAGACAGATGTTTTGTTCCTTCagttctctgttttccttttctATCTTCTCGGCCTTCAACTTCATTTCCTCAAATTTCTCGTTGAGGAACGACAGCGAGTTGACAATGCTACTTTGTCCCTCTCGTATACTGTCGATCGACTGCTCCAAGACGGTCAActtagcattcaaggaattggaAAGTTTCCCTAGCTCATTCTTGATCAGTGATAGAAGATAGTTTTCATTCGTCTCTTCATTATCACCAGAGTTGTTTTTCGACGACTTTCTCTTCCCAGACATCGTGACGTCACAATTACATGAAACAATCAGAATTAAGCGCACAAAGAATGGTTGCGTAAAGAGATACCAGTGATGCGTTCCATCCAAGCCAGTATGCGTTTAATGATGAGTTGCTAGGCAATGACGCGTAAATTAAGCTAGTTTTAGAAGTCTATTGACACTTTCCTCtccaaaatgatcaaaatttcaagttaaaaatatttgatagtATCCAAATAAGtaatccaaatgaaaaaaagagtatATCCTTGATATTCACTATCCAGTTTCTGATGCAACCATATAAaacgttttcacaaaatgtcaggaaacacggtaaaattgcacaaaatgtcAGAGCACTTTTAAAACACGTCCGACCTCTCCAACCTCTCtccaactctttctgcaacggaccaaGACCTTGCAGATCAGGGTTCAGGTAAAGTCTTTATTCCTATGAAGACATCTAGTGGTTCAGGAGCAGTGATGTATCACCTGAGAATGCCATTtcatatggaagcttaaaagtgccaccaaGATATAATCATCTCGTCAGTGTCTGCATCTCTTAGGGAAAaggatgagatgacaagatctcggaatCCGTCACGTCTACATCTTTTTGAAGACATGATCAGATGgtaagatctcggatctcgtcatgtctacatcttgcgggagagatgacaagatctcatATCCAAGATCTCACCATCTGTTCATCTCTCCTaatggatgtagacatgacgagatcctggatatggtcatctgatcatctcttccactggatgtagccatgacgagatccaggatcttgcaATCTCTTCATCTCTTCTttaagatgtagacatgacgagatccaagatcttgtcatctgttCATCTCTACtataagatgtagacatgacgagatgacATAGCTTTCCCTTTTTACATCCGACCTTTGTGAACCTTTTTCATTGTAAAGCTGGTTTGaatttttcaattattcaaaccaacatttttctagggtggacttaACCTCTAAGTGTTCGTACTTTATACAAGACaatttcaaattgatgggaCTTTTTCTGTCTCACTCTGTAGTTTGAAATCGACAA contains:
- the LOC121430167 gene encoding uncharacterized protein LOC121430167, with amino-acid sequence MSGKRKSSKNNSGDNEETNENYLLSLIKNELGKLSNSLNAKLTVLEQSIDSIREGQSSIVNSLSFLNEKFEEMKLKAEKIEKENRELKEQNICLQKRFSELTFQLNELDQYHRRVNLEVAGVPERQGEVPERIVLNIAKHISPELAASDFDVVHRLGSKRQADNKARPIIVRFTTRRARNIMYDGRRKLKTLSTKDLGYNSDGKIYLNENLIASTKELMKDVNKARRDAGYKFLWTQNGRIYVRKDEKCQPIIIHSREDFSKL